From Rhinolophus sinicus isolate RSC01 linkage group LG15, ASM3656204v1, whole genome shotgun sequence, the proteins below share one genomic window:
- the CD300LG gene encoding CMRF35-like molecule 9 isoform X3 — translation MRPLVLLWSWLVLPGYGALVGPKEVREFEGGTVSLQCTYREELRKNKKYWCRKTGLFLLRCSDAIYIDDGQEKTEGRVSIQDSPQELTFHVTLTNLSVQDTGKYWCGVKMLGLDETFLVSLTVLPGPCCSPFPTPPFQPLATTSLQSTTNAWQTQLPELRSSPHAATSPNEETSPHKATSPHAGTSSPAPYLNATSTEDNRLTTSSRSKSRTSRSVVRILAPVLVLLTLLLATGLAALGRYMLQCRKKAQQAMQTQRNEKVYLSHLNQK, via the exons ATGAGACCCCTGGTCCTGCTGTGGAGCTGGCTCGTGCTTCCAG GTTATGGAGCCCTGGTGGGCCCGAAGGAGGTCAGAGAATTTGAAGGTGGTACTGTGTCCCTACAATGCACCTACAGGGAAGAGCtgaggaaaaacaagaaatactGGTGCCGGAAGACTGGGCTCTTCCTCCTACGCTGCTCTGACGCTATCTACATAGACGATGGCCAGGAGAAGACAGAGGGCAGGGTGTCCATCCAAGACAGTCCCCAGGAACTCACGTTTCACGTGACCCTGACGAACCTCAGCGTGCAGGACACGGGGAAGTACTGGTGTGGTGTCAAAATGCTGGGCTTGGATGAGACTTTCCTGGTCTCTCTGACAGTCCTTCCAG GTCCCTGCtgttctcccttccccactcctccTTTCCAGCCTCTTGCTACAACAAGCCTCCAGTCCACCACCAATGCTTGGCAAACTCAGCTCCCAGAATTGA GGTCCTCTCCTCACGCAGCGACCTCTCCAAATGAAGAGACCTCTCCTCACAAAGCAACCTCTCCTCATGCAGGGACCTCCAGCCCAGCACCATATCTGAATGCCACCTCAACAGAGGACAACAGACTTACCACCAGCAGCAGGTCCAAGTCTAG GACGTCCCGCTCAGTGGTCCGAATCTTGGCGCCCGTGCTGGTGCTGCTGACCCTTCTGCTGGCCACAGGCCTGGCTGCCCTCGGCCGGTACATGCTCCAGTGCAGGAAGAAAG CTCAACAGGCCATGCAGACACAGAGGAACGAGAAGGTCTACCTTTCACACTTG
- the CD300LG gene encoding CMRF35-like molecule 9 isoform X6: MRPLVLLWSWLVLPGYGALVGPKEVREFEGGTVSLQCTYREELRKNKKYWCRKTGLFLLRCSDAIYIDDGQEKTEGRVSIQDSPQELTFHVTLTNLSVQDTGKYWCGVKMLGLDETFLVSLTVLPGTSSPAPYLNATSTEDNRLTTSSRSKSRTSRSVVRILAPVLVLLTLLLATGLAALGRYMLQCRKKAQQAMQTQRNEKVYLSHLNQK; the protein is encoded by the exons ATGAGACCCCTGGTCCTGCTGTGGAGCTGGCTCGTGCTTCCAG GTTATGGAGCCCTGGTGGGCCCGAAGGAGGTCAGAGAATTTGAAGGTGGTACTGTGTCCCTACAATGCACCTACAGGGAAGAGCtgaggaaaaacaagaaatactGGTGCCGGAAGACTGGGCTCTTCCTCCTACGCTGCTCTGACGCTATCTACATAGACGATGGCCAGGAGAAGACAGAGGGCAGGGTGTCCATCCAAGACAGTCCCCAGGAACTCACGTTTCACGTGACCCTGACGAACCTCAGCGTGCAGGACACGGGGAAGTACTGGTGTGGTGTCAAAATGCTGGGCTTGGATGAGACTTTCCTGGTCTCTCTGACAGTCCTTCCAG GGACCTCCAGCCCAGCACCATATCTGAATGCCACCTCAACAGAGGACAACAGACTTACCACCAGCAGCAGGTCCAAGTCTAG GACGTCCCGCTCAGTGGTCCGAATCTTGGCGCCCGTGCTGGTGCTGCTGACCCTTCTGCTGGCCACAGGCCTGGCTGCCCTCGGCCGGTACATGCTCCAGTGCAGGAAGAAAG CTCAACAGGCCATGCAGACACAGAGGAACGAGAAGGTCTACCTTTCACACTTG
- the CD300LG gene encoding CMRF35-like molecule 9 isoform X4, giving the protein MRPLVLLWSWLVLPGYGALVGPKEVREFEGGTVSLQCTYREELRKNKKYWCRKTGLFLLRCSDAIYIDDGQEKTEGRVSIQDSPQELTFHVTLTNLSVQDTGKYWCGVKMLGLDETFLVSLTVLPGPCCSPFPTPPFQPLATTSLQSTTNAWQTQLPELRTSSPAPYLNATSTEDNRLTTSSRSKSRTSRSVVRILAPVLVLLTLLLATGLAALGRYMLQCRKKAQQAMQTQRNEKVYLSHLNQK; this is encoded by the exons ATGAGACCCCTGGTCCTGCTGTGGAGCTGGCTCGTGCTTCCAG GTTATGGAGCCCTGGTGGGCCCGAAGGAGGTCAGAGAATTTGAAGGTGGTACTGTGTCCCTACAATGCACCTACAGGGAAGAGCtgaggaaaaacaagaaatactGGTGCCGGAAGACTGGGCTCTTCCTCCTACGCTGCTCTGACGCTATCTACATAGACGATGGCCAGGAGAAGACAGAGGGCAGGGTGTCCATCCAAGACAGTCCCCAGGAACTCACGTTTCACGTGACCCTGACGAACCTCAGCGTGCAGGACACGGGGAAGTACTGGTGTGGTGTCAAAATGCTGGGCTTGGATGAGACTTTCCTGGTCTCTCTGACAGTCCTTCCAG GTCCCTGCtgttctcccttccccactcctccTTTCCAGCCTCTTGCTACAACAAGCCTCCAGTCCACCACCAATGCTTGGCAAACTCAGCTCCCAGAATTGA GGACCTCCAGCCCAGCACCATATCTGAATGCCACCTCAACAGAGGACAACAGACTTACCACCAGCAGCAGGTCCAAGTCTAG GACGTCCCGCTCAGTGGTCCGAATCTTGGCGCCCGTGCTGGTGCTGCTGACCCTTCTGCTGGCCACAGGCCTGGCTGCCCTCGGCCGGTACATGCTCCAGTGCAGGAAGAAAG CTCAACAGGCCATGCAGACACAGAGGAACGAGAAGGTCTACCTTTCACACTTG
- the CD300LG gene encoding CMRF35-like molecule 9 isoform X1, which translates to MRPLVLLWSWLVLPGYGALVGPKEVREFEGGTVSLQCTYREELRKNKKYWCRKTGLFLLRCSDAIYIDDGQEKTEGRVSIQDSPQELTFHVTLTNLSVQDTGKYWCGVKMLGLDETFLVSLTVLPGPCCSPFPTPPFQPLATTSLQSTTNAWQTQLPELTSPGLHSTVTATKQGKTEAEAFPFPETSPYEHAGNSLYTGTSPYAGSSPHAATSPNEETSPHKATSPHAGTSSPAPYLNATSTEDNRLTTSSRSKSRTSRSVVRILAPVLVLLTLLLATGLAALGRYMLQCRKKAQQAMQTQRNEKVYLSHLNQK; encoded by the exons ATGAGACCCCTGGTCCTGCTGTGGAGCTGGCTCGTGCTTCCAG GTTATGGAGCCCTGGTGGGCCCGAAGGAGGTCAGAGAATTTGAAGGTGGTACTGTGTCCCTACAATGCACCTACAGGGAAGAGCtgaggaaaaacaagaaatactGGTGCCGGAAGACTGGGCTCTTCCTCCTACGCTGCTCTGACGCTATCTACATAGACGATGGCCAGGAGAAGACAGAGGGCAGGGTGTCCATCCAAGACAGTCCCCAGGAACTCACGTTTCACGTGACCCTGACGAACCTCAGCGTGCAGGACACGGGGAAGTACTGGTGTGGTGTCAAAATGCTGGGCTTGGATGAGACTTTCCTGGTCTCTCTGACAGTCCTTCCAG GTCCCTGCtgttctcccttccccactcctccTTTCCAGCCTCTTGCTACAACAAGCCTCCAGTCCACCACCAATGCTTGGCAAACTCAGCTCCCAGAATTGA CTTCTCCTGGTCTCCACTCGACAGTCACCGCAACCAAGCAGGGGAAGACAGAGGCTGAGGCCTTTCCGTTCCCAGAGACATCCCCATATGAGCATGCAGGAAACTCTCTATACACAGGAACCTCTCCATATGCAGGGTCCTCTCCTCACGCAGCGACCTCTCCAAATGAAGAGACCTCTCCTCACAAAGCAACCTCTCCTCATGCAGGGACCTCCAGCCCAGCACCATATCTGAATGCCACCTCAACAGAGGACAACAGACTTACCACCAGCAGCAGGTCCAAGTCTAG GACGTCCCGCTCAGTGGTCCGAATCTTGGCGCCCGTGCTGGTGCTGCTGACCCTTCTGCTGGCCACAGGCCTGGCTGCCCTCGGCCGGTACATGCTCCAGTGCAGGAAGAAAG CTCAACAGGCCATGCAGACACAGAGGAACGAGAAGGTCTACCTTTCACACTTG
- the CD300LG gene encoding CMRF35-like molecule 9 isoform X2: MRPLVLLWSWLVLPGYGALVGPKEVREFEGGTVSLQCTYREELRKNKKYWCRKTGLFLLRCSDAIYIDDGQEKTEGRVSIQDSPQELTFHVTLTNLSVQDTGKYWCGVKMLGLDETFLVSLTVLPASPGLHSTVTATKQGKTEAEAFPFPETSPYEHAGNSLYTGTSPYAGSSPHAATSPNEETSPHKATSPHAGTSSPAPYLNATSTEDNRLTTSSRSKSRTSRSVVRILAPVLVLLTLLLATGLAALGRYMLQCRKKAQQAMQTQRNEKVYLSHLNQK, encoded by the exons ATGAGACCCCTGGTCCTGCTGTGGAGCTGGCTCGTGCTTCCAG GTTATGGAGCCCTGGTGGGCCCGAAGGAGGTCAGAGAATTTGAAGGTGGTACTGTGTCCCTACAATGCACCTACAGGGAAGAGCtgaggaaaaacaagaaatactGGTGCCGGAAGACTGGGCTCTTCCTCCTACGCTGCTCTGACGCTATCTACATAGACGATGGCCAGGAGAAGACAGAGGGCAGGGTGTCCATCCAAGACAGTCCCCAGGAACTCACGTTTCACGTGACCCTGACGAACCTCAGCGTGCAGGACACGGGGAAGTACTGGTGTGGTGTCAAAATGCTGGGCTTGGATGAGACTTTCCTGGTCTCTCTGACAGTCCTTCCAG CTTCTCCTGGTCTCCACTCGACAGTCACCGCAACCAAGCAGGGGAAGACAGAGGCTGAGGCCTTTCCGTTCCCAGAGACATCCCCATATGAGCATGCAGGAAACTCTCTATACACAGGAACCTCTCCATATGCAGGGTCCTCTCCTCACGCAGCGACCTCTCCAAATGAAGAGACCTCTCCTCACAAAGCAACCTCTCCTCATGCAGGGACCTCCAGCCCAGCACCATATCTGAATGCCACCTCAACAGAGGACAACAGACTTACCACCAGCAGCAGGTCCAAGTCTAG GACGTCCCGCTCAGTGGTCCGAATCTTGGCGCCCGTGCTGGTGCTGCTGACCCTTCTGCTGGCCACAGGCCTGGCTGCCCTCGGCCGGTACATGCTCCAGTGCAGGAAGAAAG CTCAACAGGCCATGCAGACACAGAGGAACGAGAAGGTCTACCTTTCACACTTG
- the CD300LG gene encoding CMRF35-like molecule 9 isoform X5, with protein MRPLVLLWSWLVLPGYGALVGPKEVREFEGGTVSLQCTYREELRKNKKYWCRKTGLFLLRCSDAIYIDDGQEKTEGRVSIQDSPQELTFHVTLTNLSVQDTGKYWCGVKMLGLDETFLVSLTVLPGSSPHAATSPNEETSPHKATSPHAGTSSPAPYLNATSTEDNRLTTSSRSKSRTSRSVVRILAPVLVLLTLLLATGLAALGRYMLQCRKKAQQAMQTQRNEKVYLSHLNQK; from the exons ATGAGACCCCTGGTCCTGCTGTGGAGCTGGCTCGTGCTTCCAG GTTATGGAGCCCTGGTGGGCCCGAAGGAGGTCAGAGAATTTGAAGGTGGTACTGTGTCCCTACAATGCACCTACAGGGAAGAGCtgaggaaaaacaagaaatactGGTGCCGGAAGACTGGGCTCTTCCTCCTACGCTGCTCTGACGCTATCTACATAGACGATGGCCAGGAGAAGACAGAGGGCAGGGTGTCCATCCAAGACAGTCCCCAGGAACTCACGTTTCACGTGACCCTGACGAACCTCAGCGTGCAGGACACGGGGAAGTACTGGTGTGGTGTCAAAATGCTGGGCTTGGATGAGACTTTCCTGGTCTCTCTGACAGTCCTTCCAG GGTCCTCTCCTCACGCAGCGACCTCTCCAAATGAAGAGACCTCTCCTCACAAAGCAACCTCTCCTCATGCAGGGACCTCCAGCCCAGCACCATATCTGAATGCCACCTCAACAGAGGACAACAGACTTACCACCAGCAGCAGGTCCAAGTCTAG GACGTCCCGCTCAGTGGTCCGAATCTTGGCGCCCGTGCTGGTGCTGCTGACCCTTCTGCTGGCCACAGGCCTGGCTGCCCTCGGCCGGTACATGCTCCAGTGCAGGAAGAAAG CTCAACAGGCCATGCAGACACAGAGGAACGAGAAGGTCTACCTTTCACACTTG